The following coding sequences are from one Lysinibacillus sp. FSL W8-0992 window:
- a CDS encoding MaoC family dehydratase N-terminal domain-containing protein has protein sequence MELDQSLIGLTGPQYVFEVEKRHIRQFAESIGDPNPLYVDEEYAKSTIYGSIIAPPSFPVAIGADSGQGINLPLDFSRMLHGEQEFIYHRPIRPGDRLHCQMKVTDVYEKEGKNGPMQFLVMDTEMKDEEGELVVISRTNIIYRAVASSKA, from the coding sequence ATGGAGCTAGATCAAAGCTTAATTGGTTTAACAGGACCACAATATGTTTTTGAAGTAGAAAAAAGGCACATTCGCCAATTTGCCGAATCAATTGGTGATCCTAATCCATTATATGTGGATGAAGAATATGCAAAATCAACTATTTATGGCAGCATCATTGCACCACCAAGCTTCCCAGTCGCGATAGGAGCTGACAGTGGGCAAGGAATTAATTTGCCGTTAGATTTTAGTCGCATGCTCCATGGAGAGCAAGAGTTCATTTATCATCGTCCAATTCGCCCAGGTGATCGTTTGCACTGTCAAATGAAAGTGACTGACGTATATGAAAAAGAAGGAAAAAATGGGCCAATGCAGTTTTTAGTAATGGATACAGAAATGAAGGATGAAGAAGGCGAGCTAGTTGTAATTAGTCGTACAAATATCATTTATCGTGCTGTAGCGAGTAGTAAAGCGTAA
- a CDS encoding RidA family protein produces MTQIIYTDMAPKAIGPYSQGVIVGELLFLSGQIPVDPTSNEVVESEIITQTNQVMKNIAAILESQHLSVKNIVKTTIFLKDMQQFSLVNEEYSRHLGNHRPARSTVEVSRLPKDVLVEIEVIATFKN; encoded by the coding sequence ATGACACAAATCATTTATACGGACATGGCACCGAAAGCGATTGGACCCTATTCTCAAGGGGTAATTGTAGGAGAGTTATTATTTTTATCAGGACAAATTCCTGTTGATCCAACATCTAATGAAGTAGTAGAAAGCGAGATTATAACACAAACAAATCAAGTTATGAAAAATATAGCAGCTATTTTAGAATCTCAGCATCTTTCTGTAAAGAATATTGTTAAAACGACAATTTTTTTAAAAGACATGCAACAATTTTCACTTGTAAACGAGGAATATAGCAGACATTTGGGAAATCATCGTCCTGCGAGATCCACTGTAGAGGTAAGTCGACTTCCAAAAGATGTCCTCGTAGAAATCGAAGTCATTGCAACATTTAAAAACTAA
- a CDS encoding helix-turn-helix domain-containing protein produces the protein MINKNDYENVAFNQLEMLRNEINRTKMNRNLFNKIDNYYVLCIYEQQKIASNDNTTKAITLTKNVISNSFVIWDRTYKESEQLFMNLRISSRNRVIIEIAKNIVSFLLQKYEDQLNESQKRKSTHRNALQLEKYVLRMEHIIKANTFLGEDTAWEEFCSWFQVYLTEWVLEELESLIGYEMMDQMSNEELNEVFYQQMTKNLSSNDTFISKYTNIVNNYMTEWFHNIIASMKLAVLTVEEIESMLQITASKNQDSQPLSKTIAFTLGVEHHLHVMNNAPYQYVREALYKNSFQNIETTPWPTTPLYKGNLEGIIQIRPYHTTEHSFATQLLIEKAHNQAQNLTDLDVDMFDALCSIFLSKARYTEDIIEIHFTDLLMIRGLKPKLGGEGRRGGYEQQQKDKVLQSLTKIQSLWLELNKATVYEKGKAVQTQLQGRTFLFVDHNRKEYDIAQLDNQKTFTFTVDKVFTKYLYGSGRQIALLPIQTLHYNPYSQKWEKRLARYFSWRWRTQARKGDFLQPNKIRTLLEAIGENVNERTPSRTRDRLEKALDQLLEDGVLSAWHYHKWDETIANNKGWVRLWLDATILVEPPEIIKEQYRSIEKTKSTTHYALDFQDSAQHKAKGATIGNQLRAIRKQFNLSLLQVSEELEISPSYISNIERGVKTPSVKIQTNISRWLQKFI, from the coding sequence ATGATAAATAAAAATGATTACGAGAATGTTGCCTTTAACCAATTGGAAATGCTTCGAAATGAAATTAATAGAACGAAAATGAATAGAAATTTATTCAATAAAATTGATAACTATTATGTACTTTGTATTTATGAACAACAGAAAATTGCCAGCAATGATAACACGACCAAAGCTATTACATTGACTAAAAATGTAATCTCCAATTCTTTTGTTATTTGGGATCGTACCTATAAAGAGAGCGAACAATTATTCATGAATTTACGAATTTCTTCTAGAAATCGCGTAATTATTGAAATAGCAAAAAACATCGTTTCATTTTTACTGCAAAAATACGAGGACCAACTAAACGAATCACAGAAGCGAAAATCAACACATCGTAATGCACTTCAGCTTGAAAAATATGTCCTTCGTATGGAGCATATTATCAAAGCAAACACGTTTCTTGGTGAAGATACTGCATGGGAAGAGTTTTGCTCTTGGTTTCAAGTCTATTTAACAGAATGGGTACTTGAGGAGCTAGAAAGTTTAATTGGTTATGAAATGATGGATCAGATGAGCAATGAGGAATTAAATGAAGTATTTTATCAACAAATGACGAAAAACCTGTCATCAAATGATACGTTTATTTCAAAATATACAAACATAGTGAACAACTATATGACAGAATGGTTTCATAACATTATTGCATCAATGAAGCTAGCAGTTTTAACAGTAGAAGAAATTGAATCTATGTTGCAAATAACTGCATCTAAGAATCAGGATTCCCAGCCTCTTAGTAAAACTATCGCTTTTACATTAGGCGTAGAACATCATCTACATGTCATGAATAATGCCCCTTATCAATATGTGAGGGAAGCACTTTATAAAAACAGTTTTCAAAACATCGAAACTACACCATGGCCCACAACACCTTTATATAAAGGTAATTTAGAAGGAATTATTCAAATACGTCCATATCACACTACTGAGCACTCCTTCGCTACACAATTGTTGATAGAGAAAGCACATAATCAAGCGCAAAACTTAACAGATTTAGACGTAGATATGTTTGATGCATTATGTAGTATTTTTTTATCAAAAGCACGGTATACAGAAGATATCATTGAAATACACTTTACTGATTTATTGATGATTCGCGGCTTGAAACCAAAGTTAGGTGGTGAAGGGAGAAGAGGCGGTTATGAGCAGCAACAAAAGGACAAAGTTTTGCAATCGCTTACAAAAATTCAGAGCTTATGGCTCGAATTAAATAAAGCAACGGTCTATGAAAAAGGAAAAGCTGTTCAAACGCAGCTCCAAGGACGGACATTCCTTTTTGTCGATCATAATCGGAAAGAATATGATATCGCACAATTAGATAATCAAAAAACATTTACATTTACAGTTGATAAAGTTTTTACAAAGTATTTGTATGGATCTGGACGGCAAATTGCCCTTTTACCTATTCAAACGCTTCATTACAATCCGTACAGTCAAAAATGGGAAAAACGATTGGCGAGATATTTTAGTTGGCGATGGCGAACACAAGCAAGAAAGGGCGATTTCTTGCAGCCAAATAAAATTCGAACTTTACTAGAGGCAATTGGAGAAAATGTAAATGAACGCACACCATCCCGTACGAGAGACCGCTTAGAAAAAGCATTGGATCAATTGCTGGAAGATGGCGTACTATCTGCTTGGCATTATCATAAATGGGATGAAACAATTGCTAATAATAAAGGCTGGGTTCGGTTATGGTTAGATGCAACCATTCTTGTTGAACCACCTGAAATTATAAAAGAACAATACCGGTCTATTGAAAAAACAAAAAGTACAACTCATTATGCACTAGATTTCCAAGACAGTGCCCAACATAAAGCAAAAGGAGCCACAATTGGTAATCAATTAAGAGCGATACGCAAGCAATTTAATTTGTCTCTTTTACAAGTTTCAGAAGAACTTGAAATTTCACCTTCTTATATTAGTAATATAGAAAGAGGGGTTAAAACCCCCTCCGTCAAAATCCAAACTAATATAAGTCGCTGGTTGCAAAAGTTTATTTAA
- a CDS encoding thiolase C-terminal domain-containing protein, with protein sequence MATIKDRYAIVGVGESERSKNSGRTPLHLALDAARAALKDAGLEAREIDGFMSYSENDSCTSHQLATYLGARPKYVKDIMGGGSSTEMLIADAIGLIETGQVNTVLIYRAMNGRSGVRMGGGGWDVNMLQGAMDGGSFFIPYGAGGPGQWFGLFATRHMQQTGLTHEHLGHVCVSFYEHAQRNPKAFFYGKPLSMEEYLKTPSLSYPFNKHDFCLESDEANAIIVTSAEKAKDCKSRPVYIMGIEARRTVSHAHYWTNLDEVASDFVAPSLYKKAGVTPQDIQVASIYDCFSWVVLRQLEAYGFAARGEVGDFVASGNLKMGGKLPTNTAGGMLSEGYTHGMNNVLEIVRQIRHEYKGTDRQVENCEIGICTGWSGPDIAGAMILRN encoded by the coding sequence ATGGCTACTATTAAAGATCGCTATGCCATTGTAGGCGTAGGAGAAAGTGAACGTTCGAAAAATTCAGGTAGAACACCTTTACATTTAGCATTAGACGCTGCTCGTGCTGCGTTAAAAGATGCCGGTTTAGAAGCGAGAGAAATCGATGGCTTTATGAGCTACTCTGAAAATGATTCTTGTACATCCCATCAGTTAGCGACCTATTTAGGCGCGCGACCGAAATATGTTAAAGACATTATGGGAGGCGGAAGCAGTACAGAAATGTTAATTGCGGATGCCATCGGATTAATCGAAACAGGTCAAGTCAATACCGTGCTAATTTATCGTGCAATGAATGGCCGCTCTGGCGTTCGTATGGGCGGTGGTGGCTGGGATGTAAATATGCTTCAAGGGGCAATGGATGGCGGAAGCTTTTTCATTCCTTATGGGGCAGGTGGACCAGGTCAATGGTTCGGCTTATTCGCTACGCGTCATATGCAACAAACAGGACTTACACACGAACATTTAGGGCACGTCTGTGTGAGCTTTTATGAGCATGCACAACGAAACCCAAAAGCGTTCTTCTATGGTAAGCCATTATCAATGGAAGAGTATTTAAAGACACCATCTTTAAGTTATCCATTTAATAAACATGATTTTTGCCTAGAATCAGACGAGGCGAATGCCATTATCGTCACATCCGCTGAGAAAGCAAAGGATTGCAAGTCAAGACCTGTCTATATTATGGGTATTGAAGCGAGACGAACTGTATCACATGCGCATTACTGGACAAATTTAGATGAAGTAGCATCAGACTTCGTTGCACCTTCCCTTTATAAAAAAGCAGGGGTTACACCACAAGATATTCAAGTCGCTTCGATATACGATTGCTTTAGTTGGGTAGTACTGCGCCAATTAGAAGCATATGGCTTTGCTGCACGTGGCGAAGTAGGTGATTTCGTTGCAAGTGGCAATTTAAAAATGGGTGGCAAGCTTCCTACGAATACAGCAGGAGGCATGCTATCGGAAGGTTATACGCATGGCATGAACAATGTCCTTGAAATTGTTCGTCAAATTCGTCACGAGTATAAAGGTACTGATCGTCAAGTCGAAAATTGCGAAATAGGCATTTGTACTGGCTGGTCTGGCCCAGATATTGCGGGTGCAATGATTTTAAGAAACTAG
- a CDS encoding acetate--CoA ligase family protein, whose amino-acid sequence MNKELKAYESLEPLFNPKSVAVLGASTNPYKIGYIQLKALIDGGFAGDIYPINPKASEIEGLTCYPSITAVPGDIDLAIFCVGAEQILDNLKACAKKNIKAAIIFASGFSETGEEGVLLQQELANIAKENGIRIIGPNCVGLVNTTNGMIGTFSPAILAVPLHEEKAVGYVSQSGAFGVLTYMAAAQNGLSFNYFASVGNEMETEFSDVVEYMIHDPKTKVITGYLEGAKDTKKLRRLAKEALNRNKPIALMKTGKSSAGSRAAASHTGSLAGSDLVYDAFFRQSGIVRVDDYEDIITFSKLFLSNRLPQGKNTVLITSSGGRGINEADRCEGLGLNIIALSEKTKAEIKKHVPSYASAINPIDLTAAASVTNPELYIAPLRALVADPEVHNIILTEFPLYWEADNPYLQEFIDICKNSDKFVFITTFPLEGMSVPKGKDELEKNGIPVIPGNLNPIKGLAKLVEYSESYRKHQQATVQEEDSAKKRIDMSHVTGSTLSEAQATDILDLYGIPTTKRTVATTADEAVQFANRIGYPVVLKVDSADIPHKTEADAIRLNVQSANDVMKAFTEIYQNARKYKADAQINGISVQEMLPEGTEVIIGATKDPNFGPVVMFGLGGIFVEVFKDISFRVAPLTRADAVEMIEEVKGKALLTGARGKAHGDIEAIIDVLLKVSKLVTENEEIIEELDINPLIVYEDGVKAADAMIVVQKDVLEKSVVRG is encoded by the coding sequence ATGAATAAAGAATTGAAAGCTTATGAATCGCTAGAACCATTGTTTAATCCAAAGTCTGTTGCAGTACTTGGTGCTTCCACAAATCCATATAAAATTGGATACATTCAATTGAAAGCGCTTATAGACGGCGGTTTTGCTGGAGACATTTATCCTATTAATCCGAAAGCTAGTGAAATAGAGGGACTAACTTGCTATCCTTCAATCACAGCTGTCCCAGGGGATATAGATTTAGCAATATTTTGTGTCGGTGCAGAACAAATTCTGGACAATCTTAAGGCATGTGCGAAGAAGAATATAAAAGCAGCAATTATTTTCGCATCTGGATTCTCTGAAACTGGGGAAGAGGGTGTACTGTTACAACAGGAGTTAGCTAACATTGCAAAGGAAAATGGCATCCGAATCATAGGTCCAAACTGTGTTGGGTTAGTTAATACAACGAATGGAATGATTGGCACGTTTTCACCAGCTATTTTGGCAGTACCATTACATGAAGAAAAAGCTGTGGGCTACGTTTCGCAAAGTGGCGCATTTGGTGTATTAACGTATATGGCTGCAGCGCAAAATGGTTTAAGCTTTAATTATTTTGCAAGTGTTGGAAATGAAATGGAAACAGAATTTTCAGATGTAGTAGAATACATGATTCATGATCCAAAAACGAAAGTCATTACAGGCTATTTAGAAGGGGCTAAAGATACTAAGAAGCTTCGACGTTTAGCAAAGGAAGCACTTAATCGTAACAAGCCAATTGCATTGATGAAAACAGGCAAAAGTTCAGCCGGCAGCAGAGCAGCTGCTTCACATACAGGCTCGCTTGCGGGATCAGATTTAGTTTACGATGCATTTTTCAGGCAGAGCGGTATCGTTAGAGTCGATGATTATGAAGATATTATTACGTTTTCAAAGTTATTTTTATCTAATAGACTACCACAAGGGAAAAATACAGTGTTAATTACAAGTTCGGGTGGACGAGGTATTAACGAAGCAGATCGATGCGAAGGGCTAGGGTTAAATATTATTGCGCTAAGTGAAAAGACAAAGGCAGAAATTAAAAAGCATGTTCCATCTTACGCAAGTGCAATCAACCCAATTGACTTAACAGCTGCCGCTTCAGTAACGAATCCAGAATTATATATAGCGCCACTTCGAGCACTTGTAGCTGATCCAGAAGTTCATAATATTATCCTAACTGAATTTCCGTTGTACTGGGAAGCAGATAATCCATACTTACAGGAGTTTATCGATATATGTAAAAACTCAGATAAATTCGTCTTTATTACGACATTCCCATTAGAAGGCATGTCTGTCCCTAAAGGAAAGGATGAACTTGAGAAGAATGGCATTCCTGTCATTCCAGGTAATTTAAATCCAATCAAAGGCTTAGCAAAGCTTGTAGAATATAGCGAAAGTTATAGGAAACATCAACAAGCAACGGTCCAAGAAGAGGATTCCGCTAAGAAACGTATAGACATGTCACATGTAACTGGTTCGACATTAAGTGAAGCCCAAGCAACTGACATTTTAGATCTTTACGGGATTCCAACAACAAAACGAACTGTCGCTACGACGGCTGATGAAGCTGTTCAGTTTGCGAATAGGATTGGTTACCCAGTCGTGTTAAAAGTCGATTCAGCGGATATTCCACATAAAACCGAGGCAGATGCAATTCGACTAAATGTTCAATCAGCGAACGATGTAATGAAAGCGTTTACTGAAATTTATCAAAATGCAAGAAAATACAAAGCAGATGCTCAAATCAACGGTATTTCTGTTCAGGAAATGCTTCCTGAAGGAACAGAGGTCATTATCGGCGCAACAAAGGATCCGAATTTCGGTCCAGTAGTCATGTTTGGCTTAGGCGGTATTTTTGTTGAAGTATTTAAAGATATTTCATTTAGAGTGGCGCCACTAACAAGGGCTGATGCCGTTGAAATGATTGAAGAAGTAAAAGGCAAAGCGCTTCTGACAGGGGCACGTGGAAAAGCGCATGGCGATATTGAAGCCATCATTGACGTGTTACTGAAGGTATCGAAGCTTGTCACTGAAAATGAAGAGATAATAGAAGAATTAGATATTAATCCTTTAATCGTCTATGAAGACGGCGTAAAAGCAGCAGATGCAATGATCGTCGTGCAGAAAGATGTGTTAGAAAAGTCAGTAGTCAGGGGGTAA
- a CDS encoding TetR/AcrR family transcriptional regulator gives MKENYNDLRVVRTIESIKDAFVALIEEKGFESITVKDITTKAKINRGTFYAHYQDKYDLMNRYQEEFMLEISNIAKQNIAKLMASLNAKNSSLQPLEIAVLIFEFLERNRKFMKAILGPNGDLSFQTKLKNFMWKTLFESTDNPIKPAKLRVPGEYLVSYIASAHIGVIQQWLLEDRKETPQEMAQILSTITLNGPFFAAGLKE, from the coding sequence GTGAAAGAAAATTACAATGATTTACGTGTAGTTCGTACAATTGAGTCCATTAAAGATGCATTTGTAGCATTAATTGAAGAAAAAGGCTTTGAGTCGATTACAGTTAAGGACATTACAACAAAAGCCAAAATTAATAGAGGGACATTTTACGCACATTATCAAGATAAGTACGATTTAATGAATCGCTACCAAGAAGAATTTATGCTAGAAATATCAAATATCGCAAAGCAAAATATTGCAAAATTAATGGCAAGCTTAAATGCGAAAAATTCAAGCTTACAACCACTTGAAATTGCCGTATTAATTTTTGAATTTTTGGAGCGCAATAGAAAATTTATGAAGGCGATTTTAGGCCCCAATGGAGATTTATCTTTTCAAACAAAATTAAAAAACTTTATGTGGAAAACGTTATTTGAAAGTACTGACAATCCAATAAAGCCCGCCAAATTACGAGTTCCAGGGGAATACTTAGTTTCTTATATTGCCTCAGCACATATCGGCGTTATTCAACAATGGTTGCTGGAAGATCGAAAAGAAACACCACAAGAAATGGCTCAAATATTATCCACCATTACGCTCAATGGTCCTTTTTTTGCAGCAGGCTTGAAAGAATAA
- a CDS encoding YhgE/Pip domain-containing protein, giving the protein MFKNKLVWFAPILALVVIFVFSLTLFPSVQAKPKNLPIAIVNEDQGVDIPNQPHVNLGESIIEMIQNSVEAGKDEEPAVKWVIVKSNEDVQKGLDEQKYYAALVFPKDFSAKQASLQTAEPTLPEVHIYINQGMNMAASTIAGQVVNGVVDNINNNVRTQLFAGFSSHGGTLTVEQASNLVTPISKTITNVNETGDHSANGNAPISLFQPLWMAIMVSAAIVYLAISKIAITTRKEKLSVMIGQIIIGAMVAFVVGFGLTWIVDGMVGIEIPSYMDTTLFLTITSFSFFLLITAVISWLGIRGIAIFALMLFFGGPLLALAPEMMSSFYQNWIYPWLPMRFMVEGLRELFFFDKGFSWNNAVSALVWIGAVSLIAIFASVLKTKAVRLEQGVQD; this is encoded by the coding sequence ATGTTCAAAAATAAATTGGTTTGGTTTGCGCCCATTCTTGCATTAGTCGTTATTTTTGTTTTTTCGCTCACTTTATTTCCATCAGTGCAAGCAAAACCAAAAAATTTACCGATAGCGATTGTCAATGAAGACCAAGGGGTTGATATTCCGAATCAGCCACATGTAAATTTAGGTGAAAGCATTATTGAAATGATTCAAAATTCAGTAGAAGCGGGGAAAGATGAAGAACCTGCAGTTAAATGGGTTATTGTAAAAAGTAATGAAGATGTTCAAAAGGGATTAGATGAACAAAAATACTATGCAGCGCTTGTATTTCCGAAAGATTTTAGTGCAAAACAAGCATCTTTACAAACTGCAGAGCCTACTTTACCCGAAGTTCATATATATATTAATCAAGGTATGAATATGGCAGCTTCAACGATAGCAGGGCAAGTTGTAAATGGGGTAGTTGATAATATCAACAATAATGTACGTACACAACTCTTTGCAGGATTTTCATCACATGGAGGAACTTTAACGGTAGAGCAGGCTTCGAATTTAGTCACACCCATTTCAAAAACCATTACGAATGTAAATGAAACGGGAGACCATAGTGCAAACGGCAATGCGCCTATTTCTTTGTTTCAACCATTATGGATGGCTATTATGGTAAGTGCAGCCATCGTCTATCTTGCAATCAGTAAAATAGCTATTACTACACGTAAAGAAAAGCTTTCTGTAATGATAGGTCAAATTATTATTGGGGCGATGGTAGCTTTCGTTGTAGGTTTCGGACTTACATGGATAGTAGACGGTATGGTAGGAATCGAAATTCCTTCATATATGGATACTACCTTATTTTTAACTATTACCTCCTTTAGTTTTTTCTTATTAATAACAGCCGTAATTTCATGGCTTGGCATTCGAGGAATAGCTATTTTTGCACTAATGCTATTCTTTGGTGGACCACTGCTTGCATTAGCTCCTGAAATGATGTCTTCTTTTTATCAAAATTGGATATACCCATGGTTGCCAATGCGGTTTATGGTTGAAGGTTTACGAGAACTCTTTTTCTTTGACAAAGGTTTTTCTTGGAACAACGCCGTATCAGCCCTTGTATGGATTGGAGCAGTTAGTTTAATTGCTATTTTTGCATCCGTTTTAAAAACTAAAGCAGTGCGTTTGGAACAAGGAGTACAAGATTGA
- a CDS encoding MaoC/PaaZ C-terminal domain-containing protein produces MLQFKNLHEGQKLEPLLKPAVTKVQLVKYAGASGDFNPLHTDDAFAQSIGMPGVIAHGMLVMGFLGQYMMDLAGTSAAPTNFKMRFGAMTRPGDEITCSAIVKKIYENEAKQFVDLELYAEKAPGKVVGFGEATLQMI; encoded by the coding sequence ATGCTTCAATTTAAAAATTTACATGAAGGACAAAAGCTCGAACCACTTTTGAAGCCTGCTGTTACAAAGGTACAGCTTGTGAAATATGCCGGTGCATCAGGGGATTTCAATCCGTTACATACAGATGATGCATTTGCGCAAAGTATAGGGATGCCGGGTGTTATTGCACATGGCATGCTTGTAATGGGCTTTCTTGGTCAGTACATGATGGACCTAGCAGGTACTTCAGCTGCACCGACTAATTTTAAAATGCGCTTTGGTGCGATGACAAGACCTGGTGATGAAATTACATGTTCTGCCATTGTCAAAAAAATTTATGAAAACGAAGCTAAACAATTCGTTGATTTAGAACTATATGCGGAAAAAGCTCCAGGAAAAGTAGTTGGATTTGGAGAAGCGACATTACAAATGATTTAA
- a CDS encoding sodium:solute symporter family protein, with translation MSLEQWSVGGRGFGSIFIFLLMAGEIYTTSAFLGISGWMYGKGGAAFYNIMMLNYVIAYWLTPKIWGYGKKHKLLSQSDFFEKAYKSKALGMLVAVVGLAALIPYLIIQLKGLGIIVSEASYGAIDPKITIWIGTIAMIVYVMVSGIHGSAWTAVIKDFLILGVVLFLGIYLPFHYYGGIQPMWEAIEVANPGFLSLPDSGLSASWYVSTMMLTSLGFYMWPHTFVATFSAKSGNALRKNAIMLPIYALFILFVLFAGAAAILQVPNLSGGNVDLALFKISTQTFNPVIVGFIGAAGLLTAIVPGSLILMSAATLFAKNILKPLRPQTTDQQIGIIARYTVPVVALIALYFTFSGGGAITLLFLMGYGLVTQFAPAVVFSFFKKNPFTVQGVFAGIIVGVAIVGWQAATSTNLSKLFPSWPSYLQDINIGFLALGVNIFVSLTVSAFTRKGIVMNDESSNESAVESIS, from the coding sequence ATGAGCCTAGAGCAATGGAGCGTTGGTGGCAGAGGCTTTGGCTCAATTTTCATTTTTCTATTAATGGCCGGCGAAATATATACAACTAGTGCATTTTTAGGTATTAGTGGCTGGATGTACGGAAAAGGCGGCGCTGCATTTTACAATATTATGATGCTCAACTATGTTATTGCATATTGGTTAACACCTAAAATATGGGGTTATGGAAAGAAACATAAATTACTATCGCAATCTGACTTTTTTGAAAAAGCCTATAAAAGTAAAGCGCTTGGCATGCTTGTAGCTGTTGTAGGGTTAGCGGCTTTAATCCCTTATTTAATTATCCAACTAAAAGGTCTAGGCATTATTGTTTCTGAAGCTTCCTATGGTGCAATTGATCCGAAAATTACGATTTGGATTGGCACAATTGCTATGATTGTCTATGTAATGGTTTCCGGCATTCATGGCTCAGCTTGGACAGCGGTTATTAAAGATTTTCTTATTCTAGGTGTAGTGTTATTTTTAGGGATTTATTTACCTTTCCATTATTATGGGGGCATTCAACCAATGTGGGAGGCAATAGAGGTTGCTAATCCAGGGTTTTTATCACTGCCAGACTCAGGTTTGAGTGCATCATGGTATGTATCAACGATGATGTTGACTTCATTAGGGTTTTATATGTGGCCACATACATTTGTTGCTACATTTTCAGCGAAAAGTGGGAATGCCTTAAGGAAAAATGCGATTATGCTCCCTATTTATGCTTTATTTATCTTATTTGTTCTTTTTGCGGGAGCAGCAGCTATTTTACAAGTTCCAAATCTTTCAGGTGGGAATGTAGATTTAGCATTATTTAAAATTTCCACACAAACATTTAATCCAGTTATTGTTGGCTTTATTGGTGCAGCAGGGCTGTTAACTGCCATTGTTCCAGGTTCATTAATCTTAATGTCTGCAGCAACGCTCTTTGCAAAAAATATTTTAAAACCGCTTCGACCTCAAACTACTGATCAGCAAATTGGAATCATTGCACGTTATACAGTTCCTGTGGTGGCATTGATTGCATTGTATTTTACGTTTAGTGGTGGTGGAGCTATTACATTATTATTCTTAATGGGTTATGGTCTCGTTACGCAATTTGCACCTGCCGTTGTTTTTAGCTTTTTTAAGAAAAATCCATTCACAGTACAAGGCGTATTTGCAGGGATTATAGTTGGTGTGGCGATAGTTGGTTGGCAGGCTGCTACTAGCACAAATTTAAGTAAACTGTTCCCAAGTTGGCCATCCTATTTGCAAGACATCAACATCGGTTTCCTTGCATTAGGTGTTAATATATTTGTAAGTTTAACAGTTAGCGCGTTTACGAGAAAGGGAATCGTTATGAATGATGAATCTTCCAACGAAAGTGCAGTAGAAAGTATTTCATAA
- a CDS encoding carboxymuconolactone decarboxylase family protein, whose protein sequence is MENNSLYQKSSIRRLPELAKLTPETFKAFAEFDKLALSDGIIPKKTKELIAIAAAHVTGCPYCIDAHVTNAKRLEISKEEIAEAIMVATALKAGSAIAHSLNALQAYDGENNEDLYQKSNLARFKELNQLSPEAFRAFNKFDLEALKPGLLSRKDKELIAVAIAHITGCAYCIEIHVKNAKKLEVSREELAEAIFVATALKAGSALAHSVNALNAYDL, encoded by the coding sequence ATGGAGAATAATAGTCTATACCAAAAATCATCTATTCGTAGATTACCTGAGCTTGCAAAACTAACACCTGAGACATTTAAAGCATTTGCTGAATTCGATAAATTAGCGCTTTCTGATGGCATAATTCCTAAAAAAACGAAGGAGTTAATTGCGATTGCAGCTGCGCATGTCACTGGTTGTCCTTATTGCATCGATGCTCATGTTACGAATGCAAAAAGATTAGAAATTTCTAAAGAAGAAATAGCAGAAGCAATTATGGTGGCCACTGCTTTAAAAGCTGGCTCTGCTATAGCGCATAGCTTAAATGCATTACAGGCATATGATGGAGAGAATAATGAAGATTTATATCAAAAATCAAATCTTGCTCGCTTTAAAGAACTGAATCAATTAAGCCCTGAAGCTTTTCGTGCATTTAATAAGTTTGATTTAGAAGCATTGAAGCCAGGACTTTTAAGTAGGAAAGACAAAGAGTTAATCGCTGTTGCGATTGCCCATATAACTGGTTGTGCATATTGTATTGAAATTCACGTCAAAAATGCGAAGAAGTTAGAAGTTTCCCGAGAAGAGTTAGCAGAAGCTATTTTTGTTGCTACAGCGTTAAAAGCAGGATCAGCGCTTGCTCATAGTGTGAATGCACTTAATGCGTATGACTTGTAA